The following are encoded together in the Candidatus Omnitrophota bacterium genome:
- a CDS encoding N-acetyltransferase — MIRKATIRDIKALHTLINQHAKDDYMLPRSLNELYENIRDFWVFVNEANKRITACCALHISWGDLAEIKSLAVINRFRSRGIGSALVLKAMEEARSLGIKNIFVLTYVPKFFKKFGFRRINRLKLPHKIWLECCNCPKFPDCKEIALLKKI; from the coding sequence ATGATTAGAAAAGCAACTATCAGAGATATAAAGGCACTGCATACTTTAATTAATCAGCACGCGAAAGACGATTATATGCTGCCGCGTTCATTAAATGAATTATATGAGAATATACGCGATTTTTGGGTATTTGTTAATGAGGCTAATAAAAGGATTACTGCCTGCTGTGCTTTACACATATCCTGGGGCGATTTAGCAGAAATTAAGTCTTTGGCAGTTATCAACAGATTTCGCTCCCGCGGTATTGGAAGCGCTCTTGTCTTAAAGGCCATGGAAGAGGCCAGGAGTTTAGGTATAAAAAATATATTCGTTTTAACCTATGTACCTAAATTTTTTAAGAAGTTTGGATTTAGAAGGATAAATAGGCTAAAGTTGCCTCATAAAATCTGGCTAGAATGTTGTAATTGTCCTAAATTTCCAGACTGTAAAGAAATAGCCTTGCTGAAGAAAATTTAA
- a CDS encoding electron transfer flavoprotein subunit alpha, whose product MSIKVIKDKCTGCTLCVKVCPPDAITIVDKKAIIDLDKCTLCGACVDSCKFEAIVIEKQQTRCQNLKEYRGVWVFAEQKNGIIQSVVYELLGEGRHLADILNVKLAAVLLGSDVEKSCQELISRGADEVYVIDNPKLKDFLDEPYTNALVHLINKYKPEIFLAGATVIGRSLVSRVAVKLNTGLTADCTGFDIDRESRCLLQTRPAFGGNIMATIITRCNRPQMATVRHKVMKEAAVDKQRKGRLIKEDLGSELLNSRTSLLKFVADLTSKVNLAEADIIVSGGRGLKAPENFKLIEDLAKALGAAVGASRAAVDADWIPYSHQVGQTGRTVCPKIYIACGISGQIQHLVGMQSSDIIVAINKDADAPIMQVATYGIVADLFDILPVLTKKFREVLK is encoded by the coding sequence ATGTCAATAAAAGTTATTAAAGATAAGTGTACAGGCTGTACGTTATGCGTTAAGGTCTGTCCACCTGATGCAATTACTATTGTTGATAAGAAGGCCATTATCGATTTAGATAAATGCACGCTTTGCGGGGCCTGTGTTGATTCTTGCAAATTCGAAGCCATAGTTATTGAGAAGCAACAAACAAGATGCCAGAATCTGAAAGAATACAGGGGTGTATGGGTTTTTGCCGAACAGAAAAACGGTATTATTCAGTCAGTAGTATATGAGTTACTAGGGGAAGGCAGGCATTTAGCTGATATTCTAAATGTTAAGCTAGCTGCAGTTCTTTTAGGTAGCGATGTAGAGAAAAGTTGCCAAGAATTAATAAGCCGGGGAGCAGATGAGGTATATGTAATTGACAATCCCAAATTAAAAGATTTTCTAGATGAGCCTTATACCAATGCCTTGGTTCATTTAATAAATAAATATAAACCAGAGATTTTCCTTGCTGGGGCTACAGTTATCGGTAGGTCACTCGTATCGCGCGTTGCTGTTAAGTTAAATACAGGCTTAACTGCTGACTGTACTGGTTTTGATATCGACAGAGAAAGTCGTTGTCTTCTTCAGACTCGCCCTGCGTTTGGCGGTAATATTATGGCAACGATTATTACAAGGTGTAACCGGCCTCAGATGGCAACAGTAAGACACAAGGTAATGAAAGAAGCTGCTGTCGATAAGCAAAGAAAAGGAAGGCTCATAAAGGAAGATTTAGGAAGTGAGCTCTTAAATTCACGTACAAGCCTTTTGAAATTTGTTGCAGATTTAACTTCCAAGGTAAATCTGGCTGAGGCAGATATTATTGTTTCCGGAGGCAGAGGACTTAAGGCGCCTGAGAATTTTAAATTAATTGAGGATTTGGCAAAGGCATTAGGCGCTGCGGTCGGTGCATCTAGGGCTGCTGTAGATGCAGATTGGATTCCTTATTCTCATCAGGTGGGGCAAACCGGAAGAACAGTCTGTCCTAAGATTTACATTGCCTGCGGAATCTCGGGTCAAATCCAGCATCTCGTTGGGATGCAGTCTTCGGATATAATCGTAGCAATAAATAAGGATGCGGATGCGCCAATAATGCAGGTAGCTACTTATGGCATAGTTGCTGATTTATTTGACATCCTTCCGGTATTGACAAAAAAATTCAGAGAAGTCTTGAAATAG
- a CDS encoding ABC transporter permease: MINYLIRRILILIPLFIGITLISFLVIHLAPGRPTTIASDFNPKVSLEVRARLAKLYGLDKPLHIQYRDWFLRLIRFDFGNSFLDDRPVWDKIKERVPITLLINVLSLALILIVAIPLGIKSALREGCLFDKSSTIFVFVGFAMPSFWLALLLMSLFGVHLRWLPISGIKSIDFEFLTPMMKFFDVSKHLILPVFVSAFGGLAGISRYMRQGMLEVIKADYVIAARARGLSETRVIYNHALRNALIPIITILGLSIPGLIGGSVIFETIFAIPGMGRLFFESVMSRDYPSIMGLLVLGSIFTLAGNLIADVTYAWVDPRIRYQR; this comes from the coding sequence ATGATTAATTATCTAATAAGAAGAATATTGATTTTAATTCCTTTATTTATTGGTATAACATTAATTTCTTTTTTAGTGATTCATCTTGCCCCAGGCAGGCCTACGACAATTGCGTCGGATTTTAATCCCAAGGTTAGCCTAGAAGTCAGAGCGCGACTTGCAAAACTCTACGGCCTGGATAAGCCGCTGCATATCCAGTACAGAGATTGGTTTTTGCGCCTTATACGTTTTGATTTTGGTAACTCATTTTTGGATGATCGGCCAGTTTGGGATAAGATAAAAGAAAGAGTGCCCATAACATTGTTGATTAACGTGCTATCATTGGCTCTCATTCTTATCGTTGCCATACCCTTAGGAATAAAATCAGCCTTAAGAGAGGGCTGTCTATTTGATAAGAGTAGCACTATCTTTGTTTTTGTGGGATTTGCCATGCCTAGTTTTTGGTTGGCCCTACTTTTGATGAGTCTTTTTGGCGTTCATTTAAGGTGGTTACCTATATCTGGAATCAAATCCATTGATTTTGAATTTTTAACACCGATGATGAAATTCTTCGATGTTAGTAAGCATTTAATATTACCTGTATTTGTTTCTGCCTTTGGAGGCCTGGCTGGGATTTCACGTTATATGCGTCAAGGCATGCTGGAGGTAATAAAAGCTGATTATGTAATTGCAGCACGTGCAAGAGGCCTGAGTGAAACAAGGGTAATATATAATCATGCCCTGCGGAATGCATTAATTCCGATAATTACAATTTTAGGACTATCTATTCCGGGATTAATTGGTGGTAGCGTAATTTTTGAGACAATATTTGCTATACCGGGCATGGGAAGATTATTCTTTGAATCAGTGATGAGTCGAGATTATCCTTCGATTATGGGTTTGCTCGTTTTGGGTAGTATCTTTACCTTGGCTGGCAATCTGATTGCTGATGTTACCTATGCCTGGGTTGATCCTCGTATACGCTATCAGCGATAA
- a CDS encoding electron transfer flavoprotein subunit beta/FixA family protein has protein sequence MNIIVCIKQVPETGNVKINPETNTLIREGVASIINPFDMYAIEEALRLKERFSAKVTVVSMGPPQAESALREAISLGVDDAVLISDRAFAGSDTWATSYILSCAIRKLPPFDLIICGKQASDGDTAQVGPGISTHLDIPQVTYVRKIEKIEADNCVVERSTEEGFEVISSPLPALITVVKEINEPRLPSLRHMMRSKSAEIRHLTVKDLELEKDKIGLDGSPTQVVKIFSPPPRPKGAIFEGEAEDVAERLVDALKDAVLQAKSSK, from the coding sequence ATGAATATCATTGTCTGTATAAAACAGGTTCCAGAAACTGGAAATGTAAAGATTAATCCTGAGACTAATACCTTGATTCGCGAGGGCGTAGCCTCAATTATTAACCCCTTTGATATGTATGCGATTGAGGAAGCACTGCGTCTTAAAGAGAGATTCTCTGCTAAGGTTACTGTTGTAAGTATGGGTCCGCCTCAGGCAGAGAGTGCACTTCGGGAGGCAATTTCCTTAGGGGTAGATGATGCAGTCTTGATTAGTGATCGTGCCTTTGCAGGATCTGATACTTGGGCAACAAGTTATATTCTTTCCTGCGCCATTAGGAAACTACCGCCTTTTGATTTAATTATCTGTGGTAAGCAGGCATCTGATGGAGATACTGCTCAAGTCGGACCAGGTATATCAACGCATCTTGATATACCCCAGGTAACGTATGTTAGAAAAATAGAAAAAATCGAAGCAGACAATTGTGTTGTTGAGAGGTCAACAGAAGAGGGTTTTGAGGTTATCAGCTCACCCCTTCCGGCGCTAATAACTGTTGTCAAAGAGATAAATGAGCCGCGTCTTCCTTCCTTGCGGCATATGATGCGTTCAAAATCAGCAGAAATAAGACATTTAACAGTTAAGGACCTAGAACTTGAAAAAGATAAGATCGGCCTTGATGGTTCACCTACACAAGTAGTAAAAATATTTTCACCTCCACCCCGGCCTAAAGGTGCAATATTCGAAGGCGAAGCAGAGGATGTGGCAGAAAGGCTGGTTGATGCATTAAAGGACGCAGTGTTACAAGCAAAATCGAGTAAGTAA
- a CDS encoding tetratricopeptide repeat protein — protein sequence MNKNIIPKINKYATSALSIILVLFVIVQATSGIFDTDIWLHLRTGKEIIKDMRVSGSDPYSFTLSGKRWINHEWLFQVAVYLMYKYFDISGLIFLQTLFVALAFLVLFLIGFKDNQHMITTVLLSILVIFATYTRFNLRPDILSLLFFSIFLHQLKFNKGTNVIYILIFWQFLWVNSHGYFFLGPLLILIFIIAEVFRRFLPFLPAQWSQTGKLEDRSFHRLIKLLFLVLLVCFINPHGFIGVVYPFLILKDIVLGQAHYAFKSVAELVSAFPLKGNAFVGSTQFNILVLISLFSLLFNWRKLDISHILLFAFFLPFGLVVQRNITFLSFAAYLIVISRLNEIDHSVKSKVRINVFSSKLDIAIKGLIICVLIVFMAKISYGSMFRRYYDFKDYEMKSHLSDLIGYRYPKACIDFMRDNNLPANLFNDFNSGAYLIFHAYPEYKVFIDGRTELYSSEFFDNYLKIMAGDKEIFDTQVEKFNINTALLNNSTSFIPKKAFKMFYEHPEWQLVFFDESGVVFLRKTTANAKLIRSLSVDLKNWQASPVDMLRLTLGVVVPDPYILRARLLDAVGLDKAVISEAEEALKIYPSSREAHYYLGKAFLNQGKFDDALRHLRLAYTYGLRKSYLRLLLAKTYLKLGEKEKALKISRLAQKITPDDKEIKEFVANLEQSLEEN from the coding sequence ATGAACAAAAATATAATTCCAAAAATTAATAAATATGCAACCTCGGCATTAAGCATTATTCTTGTATTATTTGTGATTGTTCAGGCAACCAGCGGTATCTTTGATACAGATATCTGGCTGCATTTGAGAACCGGAAAAGAGATTATCAAGGACATGCGCGTCTCAGGCTCTGATCCTTATTCATTTACTTTATCCGGAAAGCGCTGGATAAATCACGAATGGCTATTTCAGGTTGCCGTTTATTTAATGTACAAATATTTTGATATAAGCGGCCTGATATTCTTACAGACACTATTTGTTGCCTTAGCCTTTCTTGTGTTGTTTTTGATTGGATTTAAAGACAACCAACATATGATTACGACGGTATTATTGTCTATCTTGGTAATATTTGCTACTTATACTAGATTCAACCTGAGGCCGGATATATTGAGCTTACTGTTCTTTAGCATATTCTTGCATCAATTAAAGTTTAATAAGGGCACTAATGTTATCTATATCTTGATATTCTGGCAGTTTCTCTGGGTGAATTCCCATGGTTATTTTTTCTTAGGTCCGCTTTTAATACTTATTTTTATTATCGCCGAGGTCTTTAGAAGATTCTTGCCTTTTCTTCCAGCCCAATGGTCGCAAACCGGCAAATTGGAGGATAGGAGTTTTCATAGATTGATTAAACTCCTTTTTCTAGTATTACTTGTTTGTTTTATTAACCCGCATGGATTTATCGGCGTAGTTTATCCCTTCCTCATATTAAAAGATATAGTCTTAGGTCAGGCTCATTATGCATTTAAAAGCGTGGCAGAGCTTGTAAGTGCTTTCCCCCTTAAAGGGAATGCCTTTGTAGGAAGTACGCAGTTTAACATTTTAGTTCTGATTAGTCTGTTTAGTTTATTATTTAATTGGCGAAAGTTAGACATTTCTCATATTTTATTATTTGCATTTTTTCTCCCCTTTGGTTTGGTGGTACAACGCAATATTACTTTTTTGAGTTTTGCCGCTTATCTAATAGTAATATCTAGATTGAATGAGATTGATCATTCTGTTAAAAGCAAGGTAAGGATTAATGTCTTCTCAAGCAAACTGGATATAGCTATTAAGGGCCTCATTATTTGCGTGTTAATTGTATTTATGGCAAAGATCAGCTATGGATCCATGTTCAGGCGTTACTATGATTTTAAGGATTATGAGATGAAGAGCCATCTTTCAGATCTAATAGGGTATCGCTATCCAAAGGCATGCATAGATTTTATGCGTGATAATAACTTACCAGCAAATCTCTTCAATGATTTTAATTCCGGGGCATATCTTATCTTCCATGCTTATCCTGAATATAAAGTCTTTATTGATGGACGCACTGAACTTTATAGTAGTGAATTTTTTGATAACTACCTTAAAATTATGGCTGGTGATAAAGAAATTTTTGATACCCAGGTAGAAAAATTTAATATAAATACTGCTCTTTTAAATAATTCTACTTCCTTTATTCCCAAAAAAGCCTTCAAGATGTTCTATGAGCATCCCGAGTGGCAATTAGTATTTTTTGATGAAAGCGGAGTTGTATTCTTGAGGAAAACAACTGCTAATGCCAAGTTGATTAGGTCCTTAAGTGTTGATTTAAAAAATTGGCAGGCATCACCGGTTGACATGTTGCGTCTCACTCTAGGTGTAGTTGTTCCTGACCCATATATTTTGCGTGCAAGGTTACTTGATGCTGTCGGCCTAGATAAAGCTGTTATTTCTGAAGCAGAGGAGGCCTTAAAGATTTATCCTTCTTCAAGGGAGGCTCATTATTATCTTGGTAAGGCATTTCTTAATCAGGGTAAGTTTGATGATGCCTTGAGGCATTTGCGTCTTGCCTATACTTACGGCCTTAGGAAGTCTTATCTTCGTTTGCTCTTAGCTAAGACATATCTTAAGTTAGGCGAGAAGGAAAAGGCGTTGAAAATTTCCCGCTTAGCGCAGAAAATAACCCCTGATGATAAAGAGATAAAAGAATTCGTTGCAAATCTCGAACAGTCGCTAGAAGAAAACTAG
- a CDS encoding ABC transporter ATP-binding protein: protein MSDILRIENLSVSYYAREGRLDALTGISLTLCEGGALGIVGESGCGKTTLAMSIAKLLPDNAKFISGKVIYQGKNILELTDRQLEAIRGKQIGYIFQDATAALNPVISIGGQLIETIMNSRNLSRKYAKDEAHRLLELVKIPDPKEHLEFYAHQFSGGMNQRVMIALALASRPKLLIADEPTSNLDVTIEASILELLAELRQKLGLSIIFITHDLSLVRFLADETAVIYAGKLIELKKTKELFAHPKEAYTKELLNAGMITSRL from the coding sequence ATGAGCGATATATTAAGAATAGAAAATTTGAGTGTTTCTTATTACGCCAGAGAAGGAAGGCTAGATGCGTTAACAGGCATAAGCCTCACGTTATGCGAAGGTGGCGCTTTGGGTATTGTAGGTGAAAGTGGCTGTGGTAAAACTACTTTGGCAATGAGTATTGCAAAACTCTTACCTGATAACGCCAAATTCATAAGCGGTAAGGTTATTTATCAAGGTAAGAATATCTTAGAATTGACAGATAGACAATTAGAGGCTATTCGCGGTAAGCAAATCGGATATATATTTCAGGATGCAACCGCAGCACTAAATCCAGTTATAAGTATCGGCGGCCAACTTATTGAGACTATAATGAACTCTAGAAATTTAAGCCGTAAATATGCTAAAGATGAAGCCCATAGACTGCTTGAACTTGTAAAAATACCAGATCCAAAGGAGCATCTTGAATTCTATGCACATCAATTTTCCGGAGGTATGAATCAGAGGGTGATGATTGCTTTGGCCTTGGCCTCTAGGCCTAAACTTCTTATTGCAGATGAGCCAACCTCTAATCTTGATGTAACAATAGAGGCCTCGATTTTGGAATTGCTGGCAGAGTTAAGGCAAAAGCTGGGTCTGTCTATAATCTTTATTACCCATGATCTATCCTTAGTGCGTTTTCTTGCTGATGAGACAGCAGTAATTTATGCGGGAAAATTGATAGAATTAAAAAAGACCAAGGAGTTATTTGCGCATCCTAAAGAGGCCTATACTAAAGAGCTGTTAAATGCAGGCATGATTACTAGCAGACTATGA
- a CDS encoding PilZ domain-containing protein — MQERRKFIRLDTRVRVEYDIIESRGDRTGSFTKNLSQGGICLFLDSLIQKDTLLKLKLFLPEQSEPIETTGKIVWIDMFKVGGKDAQEEYEAGIEFRDIAKEDQEKISKYVFGVLNLNNKGK, encoded by the coding sequence ATGCAGGAGAGAAGAAAATTCATTCGTTTAGATACACGCGTGAGGGTTGAATACGATATTATTGAATCCAGAGGCGATAGAACTGGATCCTTTACGAAAAATCTGAGTCAAGGCGGTATTTGCCTATTTTTAGATTCGCTCATCCAAAAAGATACTTTATTGAAATTAAAATTATTTCTTCCAGAACAATCAGAGCCAATCGAGACAACGGGCAAGATAGTATGGATAGATATGTTTAAGGTTGGAGGCAAAGATGCCCAGGAAGAATATGAGGCAGGTATTGAATTTAGGGATATTGCCAAGGAAGACCAGGAAAAGATATCCAAATATGTATTTGGAGTTCTGAATTTAAATAATAAAGGTAAATGA
- a CDS encoding acyl-CoA dehydrogenase family protein, with product MDYLLTDEQNMIRGLCAQIAKDKIKPYAAELDESEEFPHEIMKIIAQSDLFGLYIPQEFGGMGAGVLELCLATEEFSKACGGIAVCYAASALGTFPILLYGDDQQKKKYLPLLARGEYLAAFGITEPNAGSDASAIETTAKKEGDHYILNGLKHFITNGGDAHVYVVIAMTDKKKGARGASAFIVEKDTPGFTFGKKEKKMGIRASSTRELIFADCKIPKENLLGREGMGFIVTMKTFDMSRPGVAAQALGIAQGALDEAVNYAKGRTQFGKSISSFQGIQFMLADMATKVEAARALVYATARMVDAGKTSVAKESAMAKLYASDVAMSVTTDAVQILGGYGYMRDYPVEKYMRDAKITQIYEGTNQIQRGIIALQLIKEAKKK from the coding sequence GTGGATTATCTACTTACTGATGAACAGAATATGATTAGAGGCTTATGCGCTCAGATTGCAAAGGATAAGATTAAGCCTTATGCTGCAGAACTGGATGAGAGCGAGGAATTCCCTCATGAGATTATGAAGATCATCGCCCAATCAGACCTTTTCGGACTCTACATACCACAAGAATTTGGTGGAATGGGCGCAGGCGTATTAGAATTATGCCTTGCGACAGAAGAGTTTTCAAAGGCCTGCGGTGGAATTGCAGTTTGCTATGCGGCAAGTGCCTTAGGTACCTTTCCAATATTACTTTATGGAGATGACCAGCAGAAGAAGAAGTATCTGCCTCTCCTGGCAAGGGGAGAGTATTTGGCTGCCTTTGGCATAACCGAACCAAATGCCGGTTCTGACGCATCTGCGATTGAAACCACGGCTAAAAAAGAGGGCGATCATTATATTTTAAACGGCCTCAAGCATTTTATTACCAATGGCGGTGATGCGCATGTGTATGTAGTTATTGCCATGACCGATAAAAAGAAAGGCGCAAGGGGCGCATCTGCATTTATTGTGGAAAAGGATACTCCGGGTTTTACCTTTGGTAAGAAAGAAAAGAAAATGGGTATACGTGCTTCTTCAACCCGGGAGCTTATATTTGCTGATTGTAAGATTCCAAAAGAAAATCTCTTAGGCAGGGAGGGTATGGGTTTTATAGTTACGATGAAGACCTTTGATATGAGTAGACCTGGTGTTGCAGCCCAGGCGCTTGGGATTGCCCAAGGTGCACTTGATGAGGCAGTTAATTATGCTAAAGGCCGCACTCAGTTTGGAAAATCAATTTCAAGCTTTCAAGGTATTCAATTTATGCTTGCAGATATGGCTACTAAGGTTGAGGCTGCCAGGGCACTCGTATATGCTACTGCACGTATGGTAGATGCAGGCAAGACCTCTGTTGCTAAAGAGTCAGCCATGGCAAAATTATATGCCTCAGATGTCGCAATGAGTGTTACCACAGATGCTGTGCAGATTTTAGGCGGATATGGCTACATGCGTGATTATCCTGTGGAAAAATATATGCGAGATGCAAAGATTACTCAGATCTATGAAGGCACAAATCAAATTCAGCGCGGTATAATTGCTTTGCAGTTGATTAAAGAGGCAAAGAAGAAATAA
- a CDS encoding ATP-binding cassette domain-containing protein: MKEALLKASNLKKYYYIQKNFFSRERIEIRAVDDLDFSLESSQTLAIVGESGCGKTSVAKLILKLIPATSGDIIFGSQIKNLRKDVQMVFQNPYNSLNPLMRIEDIILEPLLIHKMSSHKSPKERVIELLDLVDIDSGSRFRFPKEFSGGQRQRISLARALASGPKIIVLDEPVSSLDVRIQVKILNLLKSLQTKLSLSFLFITHNLAVVKNFSDACLVMYLGKIMEKAQALDIFKRSLHPYTESLLLAARDKRSKLKGDIPRFRKISGCIFNSRCPYAKDKCFSVEPKLEEKEKGHFSACHFSFDLYRSQK, translated from the coding sequence ATGAAAGAAGCTTTACTTAAAGCCTCAAACCTTAAAAAATATTATTACATACAGAAGAATTTTTTCTCAAGGGAAAGAATTGAGATTAGGGCTGTTGATGATCTTGATTTTTCTCTTGAATCTTCTCAAACTCTAGCTATTGTCGGCGAAAGCGGCTGCGGTAAGACTAGCGTTGCAAAACTTATTCTAAAATTGATTCCAGCCACCTCCGGAGATATTATCTTTGGAAGCCAAATTAAGAATTTACGTAAAGATGTTCAGATGGTTTTTCAAAATCCCTACAATTCACTTAATCCTCTAATGCGTATAGAGGATATTATTTTGGAGCCACTCTTAATCCATAAGATGTCTTCTCACAAATCTCCTAAGGAGCGTGTTATAGAACTCCTAGACTTGGTAGATATTGATTCAGGCTCGCGTTTTCGCTTTCCAAAAGAATTTTCCGGCGGTCAGCGTCAAAGGATTAGTTTAGCCAGGGCCCTAGCCTCAGGTCCAAAAATTATTGTTCTTGATGAGCCGGTTTCATCCTTAGACGTTAGAATCCAGGTAAAGATTTTAAATCTGCTCAAAAGTTTACAAACAAAGCTTAGTTTGAGTTTTTTGTTTATAACTCATAATTTGGCTGTGGTTAAGAATTTTTCCGATGCTTGTTTGGTTATGTATTTGGGCAAAATCATGGAGAAGGCGCAAGCCCTTGATATTTTTAAAAGAAGCCTGCATCCCTATACAGAGTCTTTACTCTTGGCCGCAAGGGATAAGAGGAGTAAACTTAAAGGAGATATACCACGATTTAGGAAAATCTCTGGCTGTATTTTTAATTCACGCTGCCCCTATGCAAAGGATAAATGTTTTAGTGTTGAACCTAAATTAGAAGAGAAAGAAAAAGGCCATTTCAGCGCCTGTCATTTTTCATTTGATTTATATAGGAGCCAAAAATGA
- a CDS encoding ABC transporter permease: MLRNKLLVFGLLIVLLLAVCAFFAPYLSAYDFSQIDVDSILMPPSSEHILGTDSLGRDLFSRMLFGSRVSLKVGFIAVGISTIIGCTVGSIAGFYGKWIDSVIMRFVDLMLCFPTFFLILSVVAILEPSITNIMIIIGLTSWMGVARIVRAQVLSLKEREFIQAAHVIGASNMRIILKHLLPNAFGPVVVAAILGMAYAILVESSLSFLGIGVQPPTPSWGNILIEAKSTLGVAWWLTLFPGLAIFITILGYNMLGEGLRNWQKQ; encoded by the coding sequence ATGTTAAGAAATAAATTATTAGTTTTTGGCCTACTAATTGTTTTACTGCTGGCAGTTTGTGCTTTTTTTGCACCTTACTTATCAGCTTATGATTTTTCCCAGATTGATGTCGACAGTATTTTAATGCCGCCTTCAAGTGAACATATTTTGGGTACTGATTCTTTGGGTAGGGATTTATTCTCGCGTATGCTTTTTGGTTCAAGGGTTTCACTCAAAGTAGGTTTTATAGCTGTAGGGATTTCTACAATAATCGGATGCACCGTAGGTTCAATCGCAGGCTTTTATGGTAAATGGATTGATTCGGTGATAATGCGCTTTGTTGATTTGATGTTGTGTTTTCCGACATTCTTCTTGATACTTTCAGTAGTAGCGATTTTAGAACCGTCGATAACTAATATTATGATCATTATCGGTCTTACAAGCTGGATGGGAGTTGCTCGTATTGTACGTGCACAAGTCTTAAGTCTAAAAGAACGTGAGTTTATTCAGGCCGCCCACGTAATCGGAGCCAGCAATATGCGGATTATACTCAAGCATCTCCTGCCTAATGCATTTGGACCGGTTGTGGTAGCAGCTATCTTAGGCATGGCATATGCGATTCTTGTAGAATCTTCTTTGAGTTTTTTAGGCATTGGCGTTCAGCCGCCTACGCCTTCCTGGGGTAATATTCTTATTGAAGCAAAATCTACATTAGGCGTTGCCTGGTGGCTTACTCTTTTTCCCGGACTCGCTATTTTTATCACCATACTCGGTTATAATATGCTGGGTGAAGGATTAAGAAATTGGCAGAAGCAATGA